In Niallia sp. FSL W8-0635, one genomic interval encodes:
- a CDS encoding glycosyltransferase: MHTLSNEETSSSILRDNDNTRMIYSLQHLLENFGVSKTRLINDLFDPNILTYINIGRFDKQKGHDRLIRAFESYNEEFNNSRLLIVAPYGPIKKETIEQVKKSPVAENIYLLGRMNNPYPLLSFVDAFVLSSYYEGLGLVVYEALALDKQVITVNLDTTMKYLQNKEVISVDNSEGGILNGFLAFHNGYRTKNKFDFQQYKNNCINEFEALFNNK; the protein is encoded by the coding sequence ATGCACACTCTGAGTAATGAAGAAACTAGTTCATCTATCCTTAGGGATAATGACAATACAAGAATGATTTATTCTTTACAGCACCTACTAGAAAATTTTGGTGTATCAAAAACTCGATTAATCAATGATTTATTTGATCCAAATATCCTTACGTATATTAATATTGGAAGGTTTGACAAACAAAAGGGTCATGATAGACTAATTCGAGCTTTTGAAAGTTATAATGAGGAGTTTAATAATTCAAGATTATTAATTGTTGCACCTTATGGACCAATAAAAAAAGAAACAATTGAACAGGTGAAAAAATCACCTGTTGCGGAAAATATCTACTTGTTAGGAAGAATGAATAATCCTTACCCCCTTCTTTCTTTTGTTGATGCGTTTGTATTATCCTCCTATTATGAGGGATTAGGTCTAGTTGTTTATGAAGCACTCGCACTAGATAAACAAGTGATTACAGTAAATTTAGATACTACAATGAAATACTTACAAAATAAAGAAGTCATTTCTGTTGATAATAGTGAAGGCGGGATTTTGAATGGATTTCTTGCTTTTCATAACGGTTATAGAACAAAAAATAAGTTTGATTTTCAACAATATAAAAATAATTGTATTAACGAGTTTGAAGCATTATTTAATAACAAATAG
- the tagU gene encoding polyisoprenyl-teichoic acid--peptidoglycan teichoic acid transferase TagU produces the protein MRSDKPKRKKKKWLRITGIVLLLLLIGIGAYVFTVYKSLTDAVDTMHVPVDRVTEKRTDTLNLTKKEPFSVLMLGVDEREGDRGRSDTMIVLTVNPEKKSVKMLSIPRDTRTEIVGHGTTDKINHAYAFGGVAMSMDTVENFLDIPIDYYMQINMEGFKDIVDAVGGVTVNNDLDFTYSGVHFPEGQITLDGEDALKFSRMRKEDPRGDFGRQLRQRLIIQAVIKEGASLNSLTNFDDIFDALGKNVKTNITFNDMVDIQKNYKSAAGNIEQFSIEGTGQTINKVWYLVVSDAEKTEIQNKLKDHLDIK, from the coding sequence ATGAGGTCTGATAAGCCTAAACGTAAAAAGAAAAAATGGTTACGAATAACAGGAATTGTACTTTTACTTCTCTTAATCGGAATTGGCGCTTATGTATTCACTGTATATAAATCCTTAACTGATGCTGTAGATACAATGCATGTTCCAGTTGATAGAGTGACAGAGAAAAGAACGGATACATTAAATTTAACTAAAAAAGAACCATTTTCCGTTTTAATGCTAGGTGTAGATGAACGAGAAGGTGACAGAGGTCGATCAGATACGATGATCGTCTTAACTGTAAATCCAGAAAAAAAATCAGTGAAAATGCTTAGTATTCCTCGAGATACTCGTACAGAAATAGTTGGACATGGTACAACAGATAAAATTAACCATGCATACGCATTTGGCGGTGTCGCAATGTCTATGGATACTGTTGAGAACTTCTTAGATATACCAATTGATTATTATATGCAAATTAATATGGAAGGCTTTAAAGACATTGTCGATGCAGTTGGTGGTGTGACTGTCAATAATGATTTAGACTTTACTTATAGTGGAGTACACTTTCCAGAAGGTCAAATTACATTAGATGGAGAAGATGCACTTAAATTTTCACGAATGAGAAAAGAAGATCCTCGTGGTGACTTTGGTCGACAACTTCGCCAACGATTAATCATTCAAGCTGTTATAAAAGAAGGTGCTAGCCTTAACTCTTTAACCAACTTTGATGACATCTTTGATGCTCTCGGAAAAAATGTAAAAACAAATATTACATTTAATGACATGGTAGATATCCAAAAAAATTATAAGAGCGCTGCAGGTAATATTGAGCAGTTTAGCATTGAAGGTACAGGGCAAACAATTAATAAAGTATGGTATTTAGTTGTCTCTGATGCGGAGAAAACAGAGATTCAAAATAAATTAAAAGATCATTTAGATATAAAATAA
- a CDS encoding IspD/TarI family cytidylyltransferase, whose amino-acid sequence MIYAEILAGGKGTRMGNVSMPKQFLPLNDKPIIIHTIEKFLLNDQFEKIIIASPKEWINYTNDIINKFIDKRDRLVVIEGGEDRNGTIMNGIKYVEDTFGLFHDDILVTHDSVRPFITHRIIEENIQYGLEFGAVDTVISAIDTIVESEDGESISNIPVRDFMYQGQTPQTFNMQMLKEHYYSLSSEQKAILSDACKICVLKGEKVKLVTGEVFNIKITTPYDLKVANAIIQESINHD is encoded by the coding sequence ATGATATATGCTGAAATACTTGCTGGTGGTAAAGGAACAAGAATGGGAAATGTAAGTATGCCAAAACAATTCCTTCCATTAAATGACAAACCTATCATTATTCATACCATCGAGAAATTTTTATTAAATGATCAGTTCGAAAAAATCATCATTGCTTCACCAAAGGAATGGATTAATTACACGAATGATATTATTAATAAATTTATCGATAAGCGTGACCGTTTAGTTGTAATAGAAGGTGGAGAAGATAGAAATGGAACCATTATGAATGGTATTAAATATGTAGAGGATACATTTGGATTATTCCATGATGATATCCTTGTAACCCATGATTCCGTTCGTCCTTTTATTACACATCGTATAATAGAAGAAAATATTCAATATGGTCTTGAATTTGGTGCTGTTGATACGGTTATTTCCGCTATTGATACAATTGTCGAATCAGAGGATGGTGAATCAATTTCTAATATCCCTGTTCGCGATTTTATGTACCAAGGACAAACACCACAAACATTTAATATGCAGATGCTGAAAGAGCACTATTATTCCCTGTCTTCCGAGCAGAAGGCTATTCTTTCTGATGCATGTAAGATTTGTGTCTTGAAAGGAGAAAAAGTGAAGCTCGTTACTGGTGAAGTATTTAATATTAAAATTACTACACCTTACGATTTAAAAGTAGCAAACGCTATTATTCAGGAGAGTATAAACCATGATTAA
- a CDS encoding ribitol-5-phosphate dehydrogenase, giving the protein MINQVYRLVSPRQFEVTYQDFSLKSDMIVVRPTHLSICNADQRYYTGSRGKETMAKKLPMALIHEGIGKVVYDPKGEFANGTKVVMVPNDPKEEDPFIAENYLRSSRFRSSGYDGFMQDYVFLNRDRLVEIPESMNPYVAAFTELITIAMHSITRFESRSHKRRNTFGVWGDGNLGFIMSLILKKKYPESKVISFGKTQYKLDRFSFVDESYLIDEIPDSIEIDHAFECVGGLGSQYAIDQSIDLIVPEGSISILGVSEYPVEINTRMILEKGITMIGSSRSGRIDFQDTVNLYKEYPDIVDYFSTLVGEVQTVTSIQSIIEAFEKDLTSSWGKTIMEWKI; this is encoded by the coding sequence ATGATTAATCAAGTATATCGTCTTGTTTCTCCAAGACAATTTGAAGTCACCTATCAAGATTTCTCATTAAAATCTGATATGATTGTCGTTCGACCAACTCACCTTTCTATTTGTAACGCGGATCAACGTTATTATACAGGATCCCGCGGAAAAGAGACGATGGCAAAAAAACTTCCTATGGCCTTGATTCATGAAGGAATTGGTAAGGTTGTCTATGATCCTAAAGGGGAATTCGCTAATGGAACAAAAGTGGTAATGGTTCCTAACGACCCTAAGGAAGAAGATCCTTTTATAGCTGAGAACTATTTACGCTCAAGTCGCTTCCGATCTAGTGGTTATGATGGATTTATGCAAGATTATGTCTTTTTAAATAGGGACCGTTTAGTAGAAATTCCAGAAAGTATGAATCCATATGTGGCAGCTTTTACAGAGCTTATCACAATTGCCATGCATTCTATCACTAGGTTTGAATCAAGATCACATAAACGTCGCAATACCTTTGGGGTTTGGGGCGATGGAAATTTAGGATTTATTATGTCATTAATACTAAAGAAAAAGTATCCTGAGAGCAAAGTCATTTCTTTTGGGAAAACCCAGTACAAGCTAGATCGCTTCTCTTTTGTAGATGAAAGCTATTTAATAGATGAGATTCCTGATTCCATAGAAATTGATCATGCATTTGAATGTGTTGGTGGATTAGGTAGCCAATATGCTATTGATCAAAGTATTGATTTAATTGTTCCCGAAGGTTCTATTTCCATTCTCGGCGTTTCTGAATACCCTGTAGAAATTAACACAAGAATGATTTTAGAAAAAGGAATTACCATGATTGGAAGCAGCAGAAGCGGTCGTATTGATTTTCAAGACACGGTGAATTTATATAAAGAATATCCAGATATTGTTGATTACTTTTCCACACTTGTTGGGGAAGTTCAAACTGTAACATCTATTCAATCCATCATTGAAGCTTTTGAAAAAGATTTAACATCTTCATGGGGAAAAACAATTATGGAATGGAAAATTTAA
- a CDS encoding CDP-glycerol glycerophosphotransferase family protein has product MNNLKLLPTVLSKFCFQFAYLFFCFFFKVDEKKITFASSRSNEINGNLEYIYKEFKKRDTHFKLVKTFFKINSSFLGKIHYFFHTIKECYHLATSKYFIIDDYHYLIYLIKPRKGTEIIQLWHACGAFKKFGMSLVGKRYGPSLDYLKTVKIHSNYSRVYVSSSEVIPYYAEAFDMSESQIFPLGVPRTDYFFENHRKEEVLTKLVNKVGSIKNKQIILYAPTFRGKSYQQDAFECPIDFRILKEQLKTDTIFLVHLHPYMSSSFHVEDEYKNFIVHIKDDFTIEELLLISHVLITDYSSIIFDYSLLNKPAAFFAHDLKEYMQERDFYYEYESLVPGPIFSNTEKLAKWLNDGQFNQEKMTSFKNKFFDYTDGNTSKRIVSHLLHSINDL; this is encoded by the coding sequence TTGAATAACTTAAAATTACTACCTACTGTTTTATCAAAATTCTGTTTTCAATTTGCTTATTTATTTTTTTGTTTCTTTTTTAAAGTAGACGAAAAAAAAATAACTTTTGCTTCCTCACGTTCAAACGAAATAAACGGAAATTTGGAATATATTTACAAGGAATTCAAAAAAAGAGATACTCATTTCAAATTGGTAAAAACTTTTTTTAAAATAAATAGCTCCTTTCTTGGTAAGATTCATTATTTTTTTCATACAATAAAAGAATGTTATCATCTAGCAACATCTAAATACTTTATTATTGATGATTATCATTATTTAATTTATTTGATAAAACCTAGAAAAGGAACGGAGATAATTCAACTTTGGCATGCTTGTGGTGCATTTAAAAAGTTTGGAATGAGTTTAGTTGGAAAACGTTATGGACCAAGCCTAGATTATTTAAAAACTGTAAAAATCCATTCCAACTATTCCAGAGTTTATGTAAGTTCTTCTGAGGTTATTCCTTATTATGCAGAAGCCTTTGATATGAGTGAATCACAAATCTTCCCTTTAGGTGTTCCAAGAACAGATTATTTCTTTGAAAATCATCGAAAGGAAGAAGTATTAACAAAATTAGTTAACAAAGTAGGCTCAATAAAGAATAAACAAATAATACTATATGCGCCAACATTTCGAGGAAAAAGTTATCAACAGGATGCCTTTGAATGTCCAATTGATTTTAGAATACTGAAAGAACAACTTAAAACAGACACTATCTTTTTGGTACACTTACATCCATACATGTCATCTTCTTTCCATGTAGAAGATGAATATAAAAATTTTATTGTTCATATAAAAGATGACTTTACCATTGAAGAGTTACTATTAATTTCTCATGTTCTTATAACAGATTATTCCTCTATTATTTTTGACTATAGTTTATTGAATAAACCTGCTGCATTCTTTGCTCATGATTTAAAAGAATATATGCAGGAACGCGATTTTTATTATGAATATGAATCATTAGTACCTGGACCTATTTTCTCAAATACAGAGAAACTTGCAAAATGGTTAAATGATGGACAATTTAATCAAGAAAAAATGACTTCATTTAAAAATAAATTCTTTGATTACACAGACGGGAACACTTCTAAAAGAATTGTTTCACATTTGCTCCATTCCATTAATGATTTATGA